The following proteins are co-located in the Poecile atricapillus isolate bPoeAtr1 chromosome 20, bPoeAtr1.hap1, whole genome shotgun sequence genome:
- the NTMT1 gene encoding N-terminal Xaa-Pro-Lys N-methyltransferase 1 has translation MTSEVVENEFEFYSKAEKYWKDVPATVDGMLGGYGHISSIDINSSRKFLQRFLRDGPNRTGTTRALDCGAGIGRITKRLLLPLFKTVDMVDVTEDFLTKAKSYLGEEGRRVRNYFCCGLQDFSPEPNSYDVIWIQWVIGHLTDNHLSDFLKRCRAGLRPNGIVVIKDNMAQEGVIMDDVDSSVCRDLDVVHKIIRRAGLHLLAEERQENFPDEIYHVYTFAMR, from the exons ATGACCAGCGAGGTGGTGGAGAACGAGTTTGAGTTTTACTCCAAGGCAGAGAAGTACTGGAAGGATGTGCCCGCCACAGTGGATGGCATGTTGGGGGGCTATGGCCACATCTCCAGCATCGACATCAACAGCTCCAGAAAGTTCCTGCAGAGGTTTCTGCGG GATGGCCCCAACCGGACGGGGACAACCCGTGCTCTGGACTGTGGGGCTGGCATTGGCCGGATCACCAagcggctgctgctgcccctcttCAAGACAGTGGACATGGTGGATGTGACAGAGGACTTCCTCACCAAGGCAAAGAGCTACCTGGGTGAGGAGGGCAGGCGGGTGCGCAACTACTTCTGCTGCGGCCTCCAGGACTTCAGCCCTGAGCCAAACTCCTATGATGTCATCTGGATCCAGTGGGTCATCG GACATCTCACTGACAACCACCTCTCTGACTTCCTGAAGCGCTGCCGTGCCGGCCTGCGGCCCAACGGCATCGTGGTCATCAAGGACAACATGGCTCAGGAGGGTGTGATCATGGACGATGTGGACAGCAGCGTCTGCCGGGACCTGGACGTGGTCCATAAGATCATCCGCAGAGCTGGGCTGCACCTCCTGGCTGAGGAGCGCCAGGAGAACTTCCCTGATGAGATCTACCACGTCTACACCTTTGCCATGAGATGA